One window of Microcoleus vaginatus PCC 9802 genomic DNA carries:
- a CDS encoding aminotransferase class V-fold PLP-dependent enzyme translates to MTKDNHRQQFPALANKAYFNYGGQGPLPEPALEAIYEAYKRVQLGGPFSAEVGAWVVQEAMLTRRAIASELTVPPETIALTEDVTVGCNIALWGIDWKAGDHLLLSDCEHPGIVASVMELQRRFNIEVSVCPLAATLNEGDPVAVIADSLQPNTRLLVISHILWNTGQVLPLAEIVKVCHERPLAPPCQGGGQEDFSLIQSAEEETDIKPPLTPPCQGGGQEDFSLVQGEGKEDLSLIQGGEQEELPAKDYKVRVLVDAAQSVGVLPLNLIESGVDFYAFTGHKWWCGPEGLGGLYVSAEALADLHPVFIGWRGIVTDANAKVLGWKSGSQRYEIATSAYPLYAGLRSAIALQHEWGTIEERYAEICRLSKYLWERLSELPDVECLRKSAPEAGLVSFRLTNGMPHKKLVDVLEKQGIMVRTILNPDCVRACVHYFTTEAEMDKLVGAIAIQFV, encoded by the coding sequence ATGACAAAGGACAATCACCGGCAACAATTCCCAGCTTTGGCCAATAAAGCTTATTTTAACTACGGCGGACAAGGGCCGCTGCCTGAGCCTGCTTTAGAGGCGATTTATGAGGCTTACAAACGGGTACAGCTTGGAGGGCCGTTTTCGGCGGAGGTGGGGGCTTGGGTGGTTCAGGAGGCGATGCTGACGCGACGTGCGATCGCATCTGAGTTGACCGTACCTCCTGAAACCATTGCCCTGACTGAAGATGTCACCGTCGGCTGCAATATTGCGCTGTGGGGCATTGACTGGAAAGCTGGCGACCATTTGCTGCTTTCTGATTGCGAACATCCGGGCATTGTAGCTAGTGTAATGGAACTTCAGCGCCGTTTCAACATTGAGGTTTCGGTTTGTCCGTTGGCGGCTACTTTGAATGAGGGCGATCCGGTGGCGGTGATTGCTGATAGTTTGCAGCCAAATACTCGCTTGTTGGTTATCAGTCACATTTTGTGGAATACTGGCCAAGTTTTGCCTCTGGCTGAGATTGTGAAAGTGTGTCATGAACGCCCCCTAGCCCCCCCTTGCCAAGGGGGGGGACAAGAGGATTTTTCGCTGATTCAATCCGCCGAGGAGGAAACAGATATAAAACCCCCCCTAACCCCCCCTTGCCAAGGGGGGGGACAAGAGGATTTTTCTCTGGTTCAAGGGGAGGGAAAAGAGGATTTGTCCCTGATTCAAGGGGGGGAACAAGAGGAATTGCCTGCCAAGGATTACAAAGTTAGAGTGTTAGTTGATGCGGCTCAATCTGTGGGGGTTTTGCCTTTAAATTTGATTGAATCGGGGGTTGATTTTTATGCTTTTACTGGTCACAAATGGTGGTGCGGCCCGGAAGGTTTGGGGGGGCTTTATGTGAGTGCTGAAGCTTTGGCAGATTTGCATCCGGTGTTTATCGGTTGGCGGGGAATTGTGACGGATGCTAATGCTAAAGTCCTTGGGTGGAAGTCGGGATCGCAGCGCTATGAAATTGCGACTTCGGCTTATCCTTTGTATGCGGGTTTGCGGAGTGCGATCGCCCTGCAACATGAATGGGGTACGATCGAGGAAAGGTATGCAGAAATTTGCCGTTTGAGTAAGTATCTCTGGGAGCGTTTATCGGAACTTCCCGATGTCGAATGTTTGCGAAAATCTGCGCCGGAAGCGGGTTTGGTTTCGTTTCGATTAACTAATGGGATGCCGCACAAAAAGCTAGTTGATGTCTTGGAGAAACAGGGGATTATGGTGCGGACAATTCTTAATCCTGATTGTGTGCGGGCTTGTGTTCACTATTTTACAACTGAGGCGGAGATGGATAAGTTGGTTGGGGCGATCGCAATTCAATTCGTATAG
- a CDS encoding TM0106 family RecB-like putative nuclease, protein MLITDKLLLSYQRCHLRAFLDTCGDWKQQDPPSDFLLKLMRDSAAYQQQALEHETYQQPYYPRGDWEAGAAATLSLMQQGVDRIYRGVLIQGEFGQANGATTSLVGIDGQYFPEFGEIPETPVHLSSSNLPSSNITLIGRPHLLIKQPGKSKFGDWSYITADIWLSKRPKLEYQIIAAFHAQVLASLQETIPETAWLMLRKKGLWSVNLDQRTPEMFEILDNCIQMIENRDKPEVFISRQKCNLCGWYTICHAEAESIKHLSLLPGVTASRYARLKTLEITDVEALANASPELLAEYPEFPDRVAFDVVQQAQSHLLNQPLLREEGRRKKEEGRREEGRHDTDTGSNDREERRSDNSEEVNSSEIVPDIVDHILNDIAVEEVKIRENKPATSSIPAPILRKKPIPYSQSVFLPIAPIELYFDIEAEPELNLDYLHGVLVVDRSNNTEKFHGFLAESAAEEGAIWEQFLELMWAYPIAPIFHFCDYEVKTFKRLAKLYNTPAYLWKPVLKRFVDIHKQVTQKAIMPVESYALKPIARWLGFDWRDAKANGAQCVCWYEDWLKTGDRSLLEAIVRYNEDDCRATYIVKDWLTNFLLNHEP, encoded by the coding sequence ATGTTAATAACTGACAAACTGCTACTTTCCTATCAACGATGCCATCTCCGAGCATTTTTAGATACCTGCGGAGACTGGAAACAACAAGACCCCCCCAGCGACTTTCTGCTGAAACTGATGCGCGACAGCGCCGCATACCAGCAGCAAGCTTTGGAACACGAGACTTACCAACAACCATATTATCCTAGAGGGGATTGGGAAGCTGGCGCGGCCGCTACATTGAGTTTAATGCAGCAAGGGGTCGATCGCATTTACCGAGGAGTTCTCATCCAGGGCGAATTCGGCCAAGCCAACGGCGCAACAACTTCTCTGGTAGGAATTGACGGTCAATATTTCCCAGAATTTGGCGAAATCCCCGAAACTCCCGTTCATCTTTCATCCTCCAATCTTCCCTCTTCAAACATTACCCTGATCGGCCGCCCCCATTTATTAATCAAACAGCCGGGAAAATCAAAATTTGGCGATTGGAGTTATATTACTGCGGATATTTGGCTTAGCAAGCGACCAAAACTAGAGTATCAAATTATCGCAGCTTTTCACGCCCAAGTTTTAGCTTCCCTGCAGGAAACAATCCCCGAGACTGCGTGGCTGATGCTGCGAAAAAAAGGGCTGTGGTCGGTGAATCTAGACCAGCGAACTCCTGAGATGTTCGAGATTTTAGACAACTGCATTCAGATGATAGAAAATCGGGATAAACCAGAGGTGTTTATTTCCCGGCAAAAGTGCAATCTTTGCGGTTGGTATACTATCTGTCACGCCGAAGCCGAATCTATTAAACATCTTTCGTTATTGCCGGGAGTTACTGCCAGCCGCTATGCTAGGCTAAAAACTCTCGAAATTACTGATGTAGAAGCTCTCGCTAATGCTAGTCCCGAACTGCTAGCTGAGTATCCAGAATTCCCCGACAGAGTTGCTTTTGATGTAGTGCAGCAAGCTCAATCGCACTTGCTAAATCAACCGCTGTTGCGGGAAGAAGGAAGAAGGAAGAAGGAAGAAGGAAGAAGGGAAGAAGGAAGGCACGACACGGATACAGGGAGTAACGATCGAGAAGAACGTAGAAGTGATAATTCAGAAGAAGTTAACTCATCTGAAATAGTACCAGATATTGTAGACCATATCTTGAATGACATCGCAGTTGAGGAAGTAAAAATTAGAGAAAATAAACCTGCCACATCTTCTATACCGGCGCCAATTCTCCGCAAGAAACCAATTCCCTATTCCCAATCAGTCTTTTTGCCTATCGCCCCAATCGAACTCTACTTTGATATTGAAGCCGAACCCGAGTTAAACTTGGATTACCTCCACGGAGTCTTAGTTGTTGACCGATCCAACAATACGGAAAAATTCCACGGTTTTTTAGCAGAATCAGCAGCAGAGGAAGGTGCAATCTGGGAGCAATTCTTAGAATTAATGTGGGCTTATCCCATTGCTCCGATTTTCCATTTTTGCGACTACGAAGTCAAGACTTTTAAGCGACTGGCTAAACTTTACAATACTCCAGCTTATTTGTGGAAACCCGTGCTGAAACGGTTTGTAGATATTCACAAACAAGTGACGCAAAAGGCGATTATGCCGGTGGAAAGTTACGCACTCAAACCAATTGCCCGCTGGCTGGGTTTTGACTGGCGAGATGCTAAGGCTAATGGTGCTCAGTGCGTCTGCTGGTACGAGGATTGGCTTAAAACCGGCGATCGATCGCTCTTAGAGGCGATCGTCCGCTACAATGAGGACGACTGTCGCGCTACATACATAGTTAAAGATTGGTTGACCAATTTTTTGCTGAATCATGAGCCGTGA
- a CDS encoding DUF3120 domain-containing protein, protein MFNLNLVSSAIAPIATIARLDNSVTSGTTNTIKQWLIFSASAFLVSIPVFVQAPLVRLYPTISLLSTIPWFVLSLILIFRPKTQLWGDLLLGFAGCWLAGSIYWGWFRWEPILHLPIESIGLPFAIWCLGKSWGKVGGYFYLGSLFGTAITDLYFYLTGLMPYWRQVMHAEPELAMPIFQSAIGQIETPWGIGCALVLIAVLLTVGLLSLRDRELHWRAFSGAVLSTLLVDGLFWLAASAA, encoded by the coding sequence TTGTTTAATCTTAATTTAGTATCCTCAGCGATCGCACCTATTGCCACCATCGCCCGCCTCGACAATTCTGTCACTTCAGGCACAACAAACACCATCAAACAGTGGTTAATATTTAGCGCCTCAGCATTTTTAGTCTCAATTCCAGTATTCGTGCAAGCACCGTTAGTGCGTTTATATCCAACCATCAGTTTGCTATCAACTATCCCCTGGTTCGTACTTAGTTTAATCCTAATTTTTCGCCCTAAAACCCAACTTTGGGGAGATTTATTATTAGGATTTGCCGGATGTTGGCTGGCAGGTTCTATCTATTGGGGCTGGTTTAGATGGGAACCAATTTTACATCTACCTATAGAATCAATTGGCTTGCCTTTTGCTATTTGGTGCTTGGGCAAATCTTGGGGAAAAGTTGGCGGATATTTTTACTTGGGTTCGCTATTCGGTACTGCCATTACTGATTTATATTTTTATTTAACAGGGTTGATGCCCTACTGGCGGCAAGTGATGCACGCAGAACCGGAATTAGCTATGCCGATTTTTCAAAGTGCGATCGGTCAAATCGAAACTCCTTGGGGCATAGGTTGTGCTTTAGTGTTGATCGCTGTGTTGCTAACAGTCGGTTTGCTGAGTTTGCGCGATCGAGAACTGCACTGGCGCGCTTTCAGCGGAGCTGTGTTAAGCACGCTTTTGGTAGATGGTTTATTTTGGCTGGCTGCTTCTGCGGCTTAA
- a CDS encoding DUF433 domain-containing protein, whose product MKQNDDRTFPEITYVRGASGQLVPVLRGTRLRVQTIVIAAQKWGFSPNQIAAEYDLSEAQVNDVLAFYAAHSQEIDASIDAEKIIESVTRRRYSLEELVEAIAPENLHNEIDSGVAMGNEVW is encoded by the coding sequence ATGAAACAGAATGACGATCGCACTTTTCCTGAAATTACCTATGTGCGCGGCGCTAGTGGCCAACTCGTTCCAGTTTTGCGCGGCACTCGCTTGCGGGTGCAAACAATAGTCATCGCAGCCCAGAAATGGGGTTTTTCGCCAAACCAAATTGCGGCTGAGTATGACTTAAGTGAAGCTCAAGTGAACGATGTTCTCGCTTTTTATGCCGCCCACTCTCAGGAAATAGATGCCTCTATTGACGCTGAGAAAATTATCGAATCCGTAACTCGTCGGCGGTATTCCCTTGAGGAGTTGGTTGAGGCGATCGCGCCTGAGAATCTTCATAATGAGATTGACAGTGGAGTTGCTATGGGGAACGAAGTTTGGTGA
- a CDS encoding ParA family protein: MGTSISKLIERWKSLPSNYSEADLKAHLIPLIWEVIGLKFEQITTGSLGSGTGLKPDYLIYDELDKPPRIVVEIKKRSSLFYDAPEQGFSDFCQQQKLYKDAVGYNSTGNNGIKQYLDNTKVPLDYLAAYGWVFNGDFFQVWRRVEGLVFPLTPVLKVTAANFHKLLRQLEYCLTPQRALVTAIWNQKGGVAKTTNTINLGAALATEGKKVLLIDLDPQTDLTRGLKAKIQVKNYLKDCSDQIQVKNDKTTKKILSNAVQLRNFPTTDSKPFSLSVLPGETEELKAFRDSTNFPDSLKRSFVKTIINLLSDDYDYIFIDASPTADILTLAMLASCDTVLIPVDFDKKSLHHAAGVDKAIPRWRNARVQKGELPVAPWNLGLVFSNCPAEKGSILQNHINDTITQLNFTGKPYKTELKSYAQTKVAEFQQRPVICWHKSPITKLYKNLAQEVFLQHNFIDN; encoded by the coding sequence ATGGGAACCAGTATCAGTAAGTTAATAGAGCGCTGGAAATCTCTACCAAGTAACTACTCAGAAGCCGATCTGAAAGCACACTTAATTCCCCTGATATGGGAGGTTATAGGTCTTAAGTTCGAGCAGATAACGACTGGAAGTTTAGGTTCTGGAACAGGCTTAAAACCCGATTACTTAATATATGACGAATTAGACAAGCCACCTAGAATAGTTGTTGAGATTAAAAAGCGTAGTAGCTTATTTTATGACGCTCCAGAGCAAGGGTTCTCCGATTTTTGCCAGCAGCAAAAGTTGTATAAAGATGCGGTAGGCTATAATAGTACAGGTAACAATGGAATTAAGCAGTACCTCGACAATACAAAAGTACCGCTTGACTATCTAGCTGCTTACGGATGGGTATTTAATGGTGACTTCTTTCAAGTTTGGCGGCGAGTTGAAGGGCTGGTTTTCCCTTTAACTCCCGTGCTAAAAGTGACAGCAGCAAATTTTCATAAGCTTTTGCGTCAATTAGAGTATTGCTTGACTCCTCAGCGGGCTTTGGTAACAGCCATTTGGAATCAGAAAGGAGGCGTAGCAAAGACAACTAACACCATCAATCTAGGCGCAGCACTCGCGACAGAAGGCAAGAAGGTTTTGCTGATTGACTTAGACCCGCAAACTGATTTAACCAGAGGGCTGAAAGCCAAGATTCAAGTTAAGAACTACTTGAAGGATTGCAGCGATCAAATTCAAGTTAAAAACGACAAAACTACCAAGAAGATTTTGAGCAATGCAGTCCAACTCCGCAATTTCCCGACCACTGACAGCAAGCCTTTTTCCTTGTCAGTTTTGCCGGGAGAGACGGAGGAGTTAAAAGCTTTTCGAGATAGCACCAACTTTCCAGACTCGCTCAAAAGGTCATTCGTCAAGACAATTATTAACCTGCTGAGTGATGACTACGACTACATATTCATTGACGCTTCCCCTACAGCAGATATCTTGACATTGGCGATGCTAGCTTCTTGCGACACTGTTTTAATCCCTGTGGATTTTGACAAAAAATCACTGCATCATGCAGCAGGAGTTGACAAGGCCATTCCTAGATGGAGAAATGCTAGGGTTCAGAAGGGGGAATTGCCTGTTGCTCCCTGGAACCTTGGTTTAGTGTTCAGCAATTGTCCTGCTGAAAAGGGCAGCATCCTCCAGAATCACATCAACGATACAATCACACAACTAAACTTCACTGGAAAGCCCTACAAAACTGAGTTAAAAAGTTACGCTCAGACTAAGGTTGCAGAATTTCAACAACGACCAGTAATTTGCTGGCACAAATCCCCCATCACCAAACTCTACAAAAACCTCGCCCAAGAAGTATTTCTCCAGCACAACTTTATCGATAATTAG
- a CDS encoding ferrochelatase, with product MVASPEKIESKTSAAPASNDRVAVLLMGYGEVESYDDFANYNEQALNLLTAKFAPVPLWIYPPLAKILAIFDLHEWSHQHGQFVSPHNAIFEQQRAGIEKNLQEKWGDKVKVFKAFNFCAPFLPEQVIPQIQAEGFDKILIYPLLVVDSVFTSGIAVEQVNKALAQTFDGKEHWVKGQRYIPSFYDEPAYIQLMADLVEEEIKNDLAVAHLPSQIGIVLMNHGCPHKAKGFTSGIVESQALYDRVRERLMYRYPLISVGWLNHDTPLIEWTQPDATLAAKNLIDLGATAIVFMPIGFATENHETLLDVDHIIESLQKQRQGVTYRKLPCVNDHPEFLKMAAEWANPQIEALLSETAVAVNPSLASAHREHAHSHEGHGHSHGGHGDSHGNHGHSHGDHGHSHGGHGHSHGEHGHSHGGHGHSHGHGHSH from the coding sequence GTGGTTGCTTCTCCAGAAAAAATCGAGTCCAAAACATCTGCAGCACCCGCAAGTAATGATCGGGTTGCTGTATTACTGATGGGTTACGGCGAAGTCGAAAGCTACGACGATTTTGCCAACTACAACGAACAAGCTTTAAATTTGCTTACGGCAAAGTTTGCGCCAGTACCGCTTTGGATTTATCCGCCGCTGGCGAAGATTTTGGCAATCTTTGACTTGCACGAGTGGAGTCACCAACACGGTCAATTCGTTTCGCCGCACAATGCAATTTTTGAACAGCAGCGCGCTGGGATTGAAAAGAATTTACAGGAGAAATGGGGCGATAAAGTAAAAGTGTTCAAAGCTTTTAACTTTTGCGCCCCGTTTTTGCCGGAACAAGTAATCCCTCAAATTCAAGCAGAAGGATTTGACAAAATTCTGATTTATCCCCTGTTGGTAGTTGATTCTGTTTTCACCAGCGGCATTGCAGTCGAACAGGTGAATAAAGCTTTAGCACAAACCTTTGATGGTAAGGAACATTGGGTAAAAGGACAACGCTACATTCCTTCTTTTTACGATGAACCTGCTTACATCCAGCTAATGGCGGATTTGGTTGAAGAGGAAATTAAGAACGATTTAGCTGTAGCGCATTTGCCTTCTCAGATTGGGATTGTGCTGATGAATCACGGTTGTCCGCACAAGGCGAAGGGCTTTACTTCGGGAATTGTGGAAAGTCAAGCTTTGTACGATCGCGTGCGGGAACGTTTGATGTATCGCTATCCTTTGATTTCGGTGGGTTGGCTGAATCACGACACACCGCTGATTGAATGGACACAGCCGGATGCGACGTTGGCTGCGAAGAATTTGATTGATTTGGGTGCAACTGCGATCGTCTTTATGCCGATCGGATTTGCGACAGAAAATCACGAAACATTGTTAGATGTAGACCACATTATTGAGTCTTTGCAGAAACAGCGTCAAGGAGTTACTTACCGCAAATTGCCTTGCGTGAATGACCATCCAGAGTTTCTGAAAATGGCCGCTGAGTGGGCAAATCCGCAGATTGAAGCGTTGTTGAGTGAAACTGCGGTTGCTGTTAATCCGAGTTTGGCTTCAGCGCACCGCGAGCACGCGCATTCTCATGAAGGGCACGGGCATTCTCATGGCGGACACGGGGATTCTCATGGTAATCACGGGCATTCTCATGGTGATCACGGGCATTCTCATGGCGGGCACGGGCATTCTCATGGTGAACACGGTCATTCTCATGGCGGGCATGGCCATTCTCACGGGCACGGGCACAGTCATTAA